Proteins found in one Amycolatopsis umgeniensis genomic segment:
- a CDS encoding helix-turn-helix domain-containing protein yields MIVTTTVTAGRAGRPVGELLREWRDRRRISQLDLAISAEISTRHLSFVETGRSKPSRDMVLRLGEHLEVPLRERNQLLLAAGYAPAYPESGLGDPEMAAVRKAVRQLMTSHEPYPAAVVDRGWNLVDANASVSIMTDLVSPTLMTPPANVLRLTLHPEGMAPYVLNLGEWRAHLLGRLRRQVTQTADPTLTELLEELLAYPCDDPVPEVEVPGPGDIFVPLRLRHEGVDLTFFSTVSTFGTPLDITVAELVIESFFPADTATAEYLRSYAGRGMG; encoded by the coding sequence GTGATCGTGACGACCACAGTGACGGCAGGCCGGGCCGGGCGACCCGTCGGCGAACTGCTGCGGGAATGGCGCGATCGCCGCCGGATCAGCCAGCTCGACCTCGCCATCTCCGCCGAGATCTCGACCAGGCACCTGAGCTTCGTGGAGACCGGGCGGTCCAAGCCCAGCCGCGACATGGTGCTGCGGCTCGGCGAACATCTGGAGGTGCCCTTGCGGGAACGCAATCAGCTGCTCCTGGCGGCGGGTTACGCGCCCGCGTACCCCGAGAGCGGACTCGGCGACCCGGAGATGGCGGCGGTCCGCAAGGCTGTCCGGCAGTTGATGACGAGTCACGAGCCGTACCCGGCCGCCGTCGTCGATCGTGGATGGAACCTGGTCGACGCCAACGCGAGTGTGTCGATCATGACCGACCTGGTCTCGCCCACGTTGATGACGCCACCGGCCAACGTCCTCCGGCTGACCCTGCATCCGGAGGGTATGGCGCCTTACGTGCTCAACCTGGGGGAGTGGCGCGCGCACCTGCTCGGCAGGCTCCGGCGCCAGGTGACCCAGACGGCGGATCCGACCTTGACGGAGCTGCTGGAGGAACTGCTCGCGTACCCGTGTGACGACCCCGTCCCCGAGGTGGAGGTTCCCGGCCCCGGGGACATCTTCGTTCCGCTGCGGCTGCGGCACGAGGGCGTGGATCTCACGTTCTTCAGCACGGTCTCGACCTTCGGGACGCCCTTGGACATCACCGTCGCCGAGCTGGTGATCGAGTCGTTCTTCCCGGCCGACACGGCCACGGCGGAGTACTTGCGCTCGTACGCCGGGCGCGGGATGGGATGA
- a CDS encoding hemolysin family protein, with protein MMEILFAVLGILLFLLLTVGTGLAVAAEFSLTALERSTVDANVRQVGDRRAHTVQKAHRTLSFQLSGAQVAITITTLITGYLAEPVIGDLLHPLFTAIGFSEGVANGVSLAVALILATSLSMILGEMMPKNLAIARPLQTARAVAGYHSRFSSLFRWLITLMNNSANFLVRKFGVEPQEELRSARSPQELGSIVRSSAESGTLDTSTAELLDKSLRFGERTADELMTPRVQLESLTVDDTIYDLIEVSRRTGFSRFPVYTEDLDDVQGAVHIKQAFTVPATQRATVRIGSVMRPIPTVPESLPGDSLLNRLRDSRFQLAIVVDEYGGTAGLVTLEDVVEEIIGDVRDEHDEREAPSSQQVGADNWLVSGQLRADEVTDETGFRMPDGDYETIAGLILERLGRIPSPGDATDLDAWRLTVTKMDRLRIAEVEVRRVSETATTAEQEPAR; from the coding sequence ATGATGGAAATCCTGTTCGCCGTTCTCGGCATTCTCCTGTTCCTCCTGCTGACCGTCGGCACCGGCCTCGCCGTCGCCGCCGAGTTCTCCCTCACCGCGCTCGAGCGCAGCACGGTCGACGCGAACGTCCGCCAGGTCGGCGACCGTCGCGCGCACACCGTGCAGAAGGCGCACCGCACCCTCTCGTTCCAGCTTTCCGGCGCGCAGGTGGCGATCACCATCACCACCCTGATCACCGGTTACCTCGCGGAACCGGTGATCGGTGACCTGCTGCATCCGCTGTTCACCGCCATCGGGTTCTCCGAGGGTGTCGCGAACGGCGTGTCGCTGGCGGTCGCGCTGATCCTGGCGACGTCGCTGTCGATGATCCTCGGCGAGATGATGCCGAAGAACCTCGCGATCGCCCGGCCGCTGCAGACGGCGCGCGCCGTCGCGGGGTACCACTCGCGGTTCTCTTCGCTGTTCCGCTGGCTCATCACCCTGATGAACAACAGCGCCAACTTCCTGGTCCGCAAGTTCGGCGTCGAACCGCAGGAGGAACTGCGTTCGGCCCGGTCGCCGCAGGAACTCGGCTCGATCGTGCGCTCCAGCGCCGAAAGCGGCACGCTCGACACGTCGACGGCCGAACTGCTGGACAAATCGCTGCGTTTCGGCGAGCGGACGGCCGACGAGCTGATGACCCCGCGTGTCCAGCTCGAATCGCTGACCGTGGACGACACGATCTACGACCTCATCGAGGTCTCGCGCCGCACCGGCTTTTCGCGTTTCCCGGTCTACACCGAGGATCTCGACGACGTGCAGGGCGCGGTGCACATCAAGCAGGCGTTCACCGTCCCCGCCACGCAACGCGCCACGGTGCGGATCGGCTCGGTCATGCGGCCGATCCCGACAGTGCCCGAATCGCTGCCGGGTGACTCGCTGCTCAACCGGCTGCGCGACTCCCGGTTCCAGCTCGCGATCGTCGTCGACGAGTACGGCGGCACCGCGGGACTCGTGACGCTCGAAGACGTCGTCGAGGAGATCATCGGCGACGTCCGCGACGAGCACGACGAGCGGGAAGCGCCCTCCTCCCAGCAGGTCGGCGCCGACAACTGGCTCGTGTCCGGGCAGCTTCGCGCCGACGAGGTCACCGACGAGACCGGGTTCCGGATGCCCGACGGCGACTACGAGACCATCGCCGGGCTCATCCTGGAGCGGCTCGGCCGGATCCCCTCCCCCGGCGACGCCACCGATCTCGACGCCTGGCGGCTCACGGTGACCAAAATGGACCGTCTCCGCATCGCCGAGGTCGAAGTCCGCCGGGTCAGCGAAACCGCCACGACCGCCGAGCAGGAGCCCGCCCGATGA
- a CDS encoding 3-methyladenine DNA glycosylase: MTGLIVLPEPVWRAREDDHVTRMRRWTTPHQRRRSRSEKHPVLDFLFTYYSHRPGHVERWQPGPGFALEGRSAHRFLERKGYLETPDGVILDPAGFTEGRAKTAEFVLGLLSATASRAPRLSCFGLHEWAMVYRESANEVRHSQLPLRLGSDGTDGVVESLEIRCGHFDAFRFFTEPARPRNTLRPERENQIEFEQPGCLHANMDLFKWAYKLDPFVPAELVGDCFELAADIRELDMRASPYDLASYGYTPVRIESSEGRAEYARAQAGFARRAAPLREHLIAHCQRLLAGLKKAPATRGKQL; encoded by the coding sequence ATGACCGGCCTGATCGTCCTTCCCGAGCCCGTCTGGCGGGCTCGGGAGGACGACCACGTCACGCGGATGCGGCGCTGGACGACACCGCACCAGCGCCGCCGCTCGCGGAGCGAGAAGCATCCGGTGCTCGACTTCCTCTTCACCTACTACTCGCACCGCCCCGGGCACGTCGAACGCTGGCAACCGGGGCCGGGTTTCGCCCTCGAAGGCCGGTCCGCGCACCGGTTCCTGGAGCGGAAGGGCTACCTCGAGACCCCGGACGGCGTCATCCTCGATCCGGCGGGCTTCACCGAAGGCAGGGCCAAGACGGCGGAATTCGTCCTCGGCCTGCTTTCCGCGACCGCGTCCCGCGCGCCGAGGCTCAGCTGTTTCGGCCTTCACGAATGGGCAATGGTTTACCGGGAATCGGCGAATGAGGTTCGTCACTCACAACTTCCGCTCCGGCTCGGATCGGACGGAACGGACGGCGTCGTCGAGTCGCTGGAGATCCGGTGCGGGCATTTCGACGCGTTTCGGTTCTTCACCGAGCCCGCCCGGCCGCGCAACACGCTGCGGCCGGAGCGGGAGAACCAGATCGAGTTCGAGCAGCCGGGCTGTCTCCACGCCAACATGGACCTCTTCAAGTGGGCCTACAAACTCGACCCGTTCGTCCCCGCTGAGCTGGTCGGGGACTGCTTCGAACTGGCGGCGGACATCCGTGAGCTGGACATGCGGGCCAGCCCGTACGACCTCGCGTCGTATGGGTACACGCCGGTCCGGATCGAGAGCTCCGAGGGGCGAGCTGAGTACGCTCGCGCGCAGGCCGGTTTCGCCCGCCGGGCCGCGCCGCTGCGTGAGCACCTGATAGCGCATTGCCAACGACTCCTCGCCGGGTTAAAGAAGGCACCCGCGACACGCGGAAAACAACTGTGA
- a CDS encoding hemolysin family protein translates to MSDWFNIFLVVVLLLANAFFVGAEFALISSRRDRLEALLEQGKTRAKIVINASRNVSLMLAGAQLGITICSLLLGRLGEPAIAHQLAGFFEVLGIPDVLLHPISFAIALAFITILHVLIGEMVPKNLAIAEPERLALWLVPVHVAWVKVANPFIWLLNFVANSLLRLFKVEPKDELETAYTSDELAELLSESRREGLLEHSEHQRLSKTLSSVEKTVADVLVPTAQLTTLPCSPTLGDVERAVSSTGFSRFPVCTDDGTLTGYIHVKDILDLVGEDPTTVVPSDKTRALTELHADARLDEALSAMRKEGSHLARALSPAGAAVGVVTLEDLVEEYVGTVRDGTHVMS, encoded by the coding sequence ATGAGCGACTGGTTCAACATCTTCCTCGTCGTGGTCCTGTTGCTGGCCAACGCGTTCTTCGTCGGCGCCGAGTTCGCGCTGATCTCGTCGCGGCGCGACAGGCTGGAAGCCTTGCTGGAGCAGGGAAAGACCCGCGCCAAGATCGTGATCAACGCGAGCAGGAACGTCTCGCTGATGCTCGCGGGCGCGCAGCTCGGCATCACCATCTGTTCGCTGCTGCTGGGACGGCTGGGCGAGCCCGCCATCGCGCATCAGCTGGCCGGGTTCTTCGAGGTGCTCGGGATCCCCGACGTCCTGCTGCACCCGATCTCGTTCGCGATCGCGCTGGCGTTCATCACCATCCTGCACGTCCTCATCGGCGAGATGGTGCCCAAGAACCTCGCGATCGCCGAGCCGGAGCGCCTGGCGCTGTGGCTGGTCCCGGTGCACGTGGCCTGGGTGAAGGTCGCCAACCCGTTCATCTGGCTGCTGAACTTCGTGGCGAACTCCCTGCTGCGGTTGTTCAAGGTCGAGCCCAAGGACGAACTCGAGACCGCCTACACCTCCGACGAACTCGCCGAACTGCTCAGCGAGTCACGCCGCGAGGGGCTCCTGGAGCACTCCGAGCACCAGCGGCTGAGCAAGACGCTGTCGTCGGTGGAGAAGACGGTGGCCGACGTCCTGGTCCCGACGGCGCAGCTCACCACGCTGCCCTGCTCGCCCACGCTGGGCGACGTCGAGCGCGCGGTGTCCTCGACCGGGTTCTCGCGCTTCCCGGTGTGCACCGACGACGGGACGCTGACCGGCTACATCCACGTCAAGGACATCCTCGATCTCGTGGGCGAGGACCCGACGACCGTGGTCCCGTCGGACAAGACGCGGGCGCTGACCGAACTGCACGCCGACGCCCGGCTGGACGAGGCGTTGTCGGCGATGCGCAAGGAAGGCAGTCACCTGGCGCGGGCGCTGAGCCCGGCGGGTGCCGCCGTCGGCGTCGTCACGCTGGAAGACCTCGTCGAGGAATACGTGGGAACTGTCCGCGACGGTACCCACGTCATGTCATGA
- a CDS encoding aldo/keto reductase — MAVPSVVLNNEVAIPQLGFGVWQVPAGDTAKVVRTAIEAGYRSIDTAASYRNEAGVGEAIRSADVPRDELFITTKLPNPGHGYDEALRAFDASLAELGLDRVDLYLIHWPMPTRGKYVETWRALEKLYADGRVRAIGVSNFHIPHLRRLFDETGIVPAVNQVELHPRLQQKALREFHAEHGIVTEAWSPLAQGSLLSDPTLTALAAKYGKSPAQLVLRWHLQLGTVAIPKSVTPSRIRENFAVFDFELAEDDLAALAEFDDGTRTGPDPDTFDLI; from the coding sequence ATGGCCGTGCCTTCCGTCGTCCTGAACAACGAGGTAGCCATCCCCCAACTCGGTTTCGGCGTCTGGCAGGTGCCCGCGGGCGACACGGCCAAGGTCGTCCGTACCGCCATCGAAGCCGGGTACCGCAGCATCGACACCGCCGCGTCGTACCGGAACGAAGCCGGGGTCGGCGAGGCGATCCGCTCGGCGGACGTGCCCCGCGACGAACTGTTCATCACCACGAAACTGCCGAATCCGGGCCACGGCTACGACGAGGCACTCCGGGCGTTCGACGCGAGTCTCGCGGAACTAGGCCTCGACCGCGTCGACCTCTACCTGATCCACTGGCCGATGCCGACACGCGGGAAGTACGTCGAAACCTGGCGAGCGCTGGAAAAGCTCTACGCGGACGGCCGGGTGCGAGCCATCGGGGTGTCGAACTTCCACATCCCGCATCTGCGGCGGTTGTTCGACGAAACGGGCATCGTGCCCGCGGTGAACCAGGTCGAGCTGCACCCCCGCCTCCAGCAGAAGGCGCTGCGCGAGTTCCACGCCGAGCACGGCATCGTCACCGAGGCGTGGAGCCCGCTCGCGCAGGGCTCGCTGCTCTCGGACCCGACGCTGACCGCGCTCGCGGCCAAATACGGCAAGAGCCCGGCGCAGCTGGTGCTGCGCTGGCATCTGCAACTCGGCACCGTGGCCATCCCGAAATCCGTGACCCCGTCCCGGATCCGCGAGAACTTCGCCGTCTTCGACTTCGAACTCGCGGAAGACGATCTCGCCGCCCTCGCCGAGTTCGACGACGGCACCCGCACCGGCCCCGACCCGGACACCTTCGACCTGATCTGA
- a CDS encoding nuclear transport factor 2 family protein, whose protein sequence is MSDIQRVAEQYIAVWNETDADKRRALIAEVFTEDAAYTDPLGAVTGHDGVDGFIAGAQAQFAGLTFSLPAAPDAHHDIARFQWYLGPEGTREPLAIGFDVITVEDGRIKQVLGFLDKMPG, encoded by the coding sequence ATGTCGGACATCCAGCGCGTCGCCGAGCAGTACATCGCCGTGTGGAACGAGACCGACGCGGACAAGCGCCGCGCGCTCATCGCCGAAGTGTTCACCGAGGACGCCGCCTACACCGACCCGCTCGGCGCCGTCACCGGTCACGACGGTGTCGACGGTTTCATCGCCGGCGCGCAGGCCCAGTTCGCCGGTCTGACGTTCAGCCTGCCCGCGGCCCCCGACGCGCATCACGACATCGCGCGGTTCCAGTGGTACCTCGGTCCGGAGGGGACACGGGAGCCGCTGGCGATCGGCTTCGACGTCATCACCGTCGAGGACGGGCGGATCAAGCAGGTGCTGGGCTTTCTGGACAAGATGCCCGGCTGA
- the gcvP gene encoding aminomethyl-transferring glycine dehydrogenase, with product MEPVSLAALESGTLFADRHIGPGAEELARILDVVGVASLDELAERAVPASLRESATPSDLPPPASETGALAELRALAARNRPMVQMIGLGYHDTVTPPVIRRNVLESPAWYTAYTPYQPEISQGRLEALLNFQTMVADLTGLPIANASMLDEATAAAEAMTLVRRAGKPKSNRFVVDEDTLPQTIEVLRTRAEPLGIELVTADLSQGITGLGLGGDFFGVLLSYPGASGVVREWDHTIAEAKALGAAVVMAADPLALTLLRSPGELGADVAIGSTQRFGVPMGFGGPHAAYLAVRQGLERQLPGRLVGVSKDADGAPAYRLALQTREQHIRREKATSNICTAQVLLAVIASMYAVYHGPEGLRAIANRAHRMATVLAAGLAESGVDVVHCEFFDTVMVSVPGRAAGVVGTARELGVNLRLVDADHVAVACDETTTREHLSLVWKAFGVAVSDVDSLDADTADGFPPDLRRTSDYLTHPVFHTHRSETALLRYLRALSDKDVALDRSMIPLGSCTMKLNATAEMEPITWPEFAGLHPFAPAEDAAGLLTIVKDLERWLAGITGYDAVSLQPNAGSQGEFAGLLAIRAYHRERGNAARDVCLIPSSAHGTNAASAIMAGMRVVVVKCDDEGNIDLGHLKSTVDEHADDLAAIMITYPSTHGVYEDTVREVCALVHDAGGQVYVDGANLNALIGVAQYGKFGADVSHLNLHKTFCIPHGGGGPGIGPIGVGAHLAPYLPNHPLQPDAGPATGVGPISAAPWGSASILPISWAYVRMMGAEGLRRATLTAVANANYVAKRLAEHYPVLYSGHDGLVAHECILDLRALTKRTGVTVDDVAKRLADYGLHAPTMSFPVAGTLMVEPTESEDLGELDRFCDAMIAIRGEIEKVAAGEWPVAESPLRNAPHTARCLAGEWDRPYSRENAVFPAGFQAAKIWPPVRRIDGAAGDRNLVCSCPPPEAFA from the coding sequence ATGGAGCCAGTTTCACTGGCCGCGCTCGAATCCGGAACCCTCTTCGCGGACCGGCACATCGGTCCCGGCGCGGAGGAACTCGCGCGCATCCTCGATGTCGTCGGCGTCGCTTCCCTCGACGAACTGGCCGAGCGCGCCGTCCCCGCGTCGCTCCGGGAATCCGCGACGCCGTCGGATCTGCCGCCGCCCGCCAGTGAGACCGGCGCGCTCGCCGAACTCCGCGCGCTCGCCGCGCGCAACCGGCCGATGGTCCAGATGATCGGCCTCGGCTACCACGACACCGTCACCCCGCCGGTCATCCGCCGGAACGTGCTGGAAAGCCCGGCCTGGTACACCGCGTACACGCCGTACCAGCCGGAGATCTCGCAAGGCAGGCTCGAAGCGCTGCTCAACTTCCAGACCATGGTCGCCGATCTGACCGGTCTGCCGATCGCCAACGCGTCCATGCTGGACGAGGCGACCGCGGCGGCCGAGGCGATGACACTGGTCCGCCGGGCGGGAAAGCCGAAGTCGAACCGGTTCGTGGTCGACGAGGACACGCTGCCCCAGACGATCGAGGTCCTGCGCACCCGTGCCGAACCGCTCGGCATCGAGCTGGTGACCGCGGACCTGTCCCAGGGCATCACCGGACTCGGCCTCGGTGGTGACTTCTTCGGGGTGCTGCTGTCCTATCCCGGCGCGTCCGGTGTCGTCCGCGAATGGGACCACACCATCGCCGAGGCCAAGGCGCTGGGCGCGGCCGTGGTGATGGCCGCGGATCCGCTGGCGCTGACCCTGCTGCGGTCGCCGGGCGAGCTCGGCGCCGACGTCGCGATCGGGTCCACACAGCGGTTCGGTGTCCCGATGGGCTTCGGTGGCCCGCACGCGGCGTACCTCGCCGTCCGGCAAGGACTGGAACGGCAGTTGCCCGGACGGCTCGTCGGGGTGTCGAAGGACGCCGACGGCGCCCCCGCGTACCGGCTCGCGCTGCAGACGCGCGAGCAGCACATCCGCCGGGAGAAGGCCACCAGCAACATCTGCACCGCGCAGGTGCTCCTGGCGGTCATCGCGTCGATGTACGCGGTGTATCACGGCCCCGAAGGTCTGCGCGCCATCGCGAACCGCGCGCACCGCATGGCCACCGTGCTCGCGGCGGGGCTCGCCGAGAGCGGCGTGGACGTCGTGCACTGCGAGTTCTTCGACACCGTCATGGTTTCCGTGCCCGGCCGCGCGGCCGGGGTCGTCGGCACGGCTCGTGAGCTCGGGGTCAACCTCAGGCTCGTGGACGCGGACCACGTCGCCGTCGCGTGCGACGAGACGACGACCCGTGAGCACCTTTCCCTGGTGTGGAAGGCTTTCGGGGTCGCGGTGTCCGATGTGGACTCGCTCGACGCGGACACCGCCGACGGCTTCCCGCCGGATCTGCGCCGCACCAGCGACTACCTGACGCATCCCGTGTTCCACACGCACCGCTCGGAGACGGCGCTGCTGCGGTACCTGAGGGCGTTGTCCGACAAGGACGTCGCACTCGACAGGAGCATGATCCCGCTCGGCTCGTGCACGATGAAACTCAACGCCACGGCCGAAATGGAGCCGATCACCTGGCCCGAGTTCGCCGGTCTGCACCCGTTCGCGCCCGCCGAGGACGCGGCCGGGTTGCTCACCATCGTGAAGGATCTGGAGCGGTGGCTGGCCGGTATCACCGGCTACGACGCGGTTTCCCTTCAGCCGAACGCCGGAAGTCAGGGCGAGTTCGCCGGACTGCTGGCGATCCGGGCCTACCATCGCGAACGCGGGAACGCGGCGCGGGACGTCTGCTTGATCCCGTCGAGCGCGCACGGGACGAACGCGGCCAGCGCGATCATGGCCGGGATGCGCGTCGTGGTGGTGAAATGCGACGACGAGGGGAACATCGACCTCGGTCACCTCAAGTCCACTGTGGACGAGCATGCGGACGACCTGGCCGCGATCATGATCACGTATCCGTCCACGCACGGCGTGTACGAGGACACCGTCCGCGAGGTCTGCGCGCTGGTGCACGACGCGGGCGGCCAGGTGTACGTCGACGGCGCGAACCTGAACGCGCTGATCGGCGTGGCGCAGTACGGCAAATTCGGCGCGGACGTCTCGCATCTCAACCTGCACAAGACCTTCTGCATCCCGCACGGCGGCGGCGGACCAGGTATCGGCCCGATCGGCGTCGGCGCGCATCTGGCGCCGTACCTGCCGAACCATCCGCTGCAGCCGGACGCGGGCCCGGCCACCGGTGTCGGCCCGATCAGCGCCGCGCCGTGGGGGAGCGCGTCGATCCTGCCGATCTCCTGGGCCTACGTCCGGATGATGGGCGCGGAGGGCCTGAGGCGCGCGACGCTGACAGCGGTCGCGAACGCCAACTACGTCGCCAAGCGCCTCGCGGAGCACTACCCGGTGCTGTATTCCGGCCACGACGGCCTGGTGGCGCACGAATGCATCCTCGACCTTCGTGCGCTCACCAAGCGGACCGGTGTCACCGTCGACGACGTCGCCAAGCGGCTCGCCGACTACGGCCTCCACGCGCCGACGATGTCCTTCCCGGTCGCGGGCACGCTCATGGTCGAGCCCACCGAGAGCGAGGATCTCGGCGAACTCGACAGGTTCTGCGACGCGATGATCGCGATCCGCGGCGAGATCGAGAAGGTCGCCGCGGGGGAATGGCCGGTGGCCGAGAGCCCGCTGCGGAACGCCCCGCACACCGCGCGCTGCCTCGCGGGCGAGTGGGATCGCCCGTACAGCAGGGAGAACGCGGTCTTCCCGGCCGGCTTCCAGGCGGCGAAGATCTGGCCTCCGGTGCGGCGGATCGACGGGGCCGCGGGTGACCGCAACCTCGTCTGCTCCTGCCCGCCGCCGGAGGCCTTCGCCTGA